A single region of the Oenococcus kitaharae DSM 17330 genome encodes:
- the nrdD gene encoding anaerobic ribonucleoside-triphosphate reductase, which produces MAETKTDLETDKYLLDKLAVIKNDGEKTKFHLYKIGLVLDQILSDEQSDTADEIIAKLLAFCEGRNEISTDDIRTFMITSLRDLGLDQAAEKYIAYRQQDIKKFEEAVDPRIKLEQLLSKKDNIVHENANKDSNVFSTQRDLTAGMVGKSLGLKMMPETVAKAHLRGDIHYHDLDYSPMTEMTNCCLVDFKEMLAHGFEIGNTDVTPPHSIETATALMVQIFANVASSQYGGCSSDRTDELLAPYAEMNYKKHLAEAAKWVEPDQREAFAKSRTKKDIYDAMQALEYGINTLLSSQGQTPFTTVGFGLGTSWIEREIQKAILQIRIEGMGKQHRTAIFPKLIFTLKRGLNLKPSDPNYDVKELAIECSTKRMYPDILMYDKIIELTGSFKSPMGCRSFLQGWKDENGKEVNAGRMNLGVVTINLPRIAIESKGNMAIFWEIFNERAAIAKKALLNKIEHAKMAKPQNAPILYQSGAFGKRLKDNESVDQLFTHRRATISLGYIGLYEVGTVFFGPKWEHNQTAHDFTVEIVKRMHDYCVAWEKEYDYHFSLYSTPAESLTDTFCQLDEDRFGKIPDITEKEYYTNSFHYDVRKNPTPFEKLTFEKDYPVYASGGFIHYCEYPNLKQNPKALEAVWDWAYDQVGYLGTNTSIDHCYKCGFDGEFKPTAKGFECPVCGNRDPDTCDVVKRTCGYLGNPQKRPMVHGRHKEIASRVKNMTLGSLD; this is translated from the coding sequence ATGGCAGAAACAAAAACTGACTTAGAGACAGATAAATACTTGCTGGATAAGCTAGCTGTCATTAAAAATGACGGCGAGAAGACGAAGTTCCACTTATATAAAATAGGACTTGTATTGGACCAGATTTTGTCCGATGAACAGTCAGATACTGCAGACGAAATTATCGCCAAACTGCTGGCTTTTTGCGAGGGCAGAAATGAAATCTCAACGGACGATATCCGCACATTTATGATCACAAGTTTGCGTGATCTTGGTTTAGACCAGGCCGCAGAAAAGTACATAGCCTACCGACAACAGGATATAAAAAAATTTGAGGAAGCTGTTGACCCAAGAATCAAACTTGAACAACTTTTAAGCAAAAAAGATAATATTGTCCACGAAAACGCTAATAAAGACAGCAATGTTTTTAGTACCCAACGCGACCTGACAGCCGGTATGGTCGGCAAATCTTTGGGACTAAAAATGATGCCGGAAACAGTTGCTAAAGCTCATTTGCGTGGCGACATTCATTACCATGATTTGGATTATTCGCCAATGACTGAAATGACCAACTGCTGTTTGGTCGACTTTAAAGAGATGCTGGCACATGGTTTTGAAATCGGCAATACCGATGTCACACCGCCGCATTCTATCGAGACGGCCACAGCTTTAATGGTACAGATTTTTGCTAACGTTGCTTCCAGCCAATATGGCGGATGTTCATCGGATCGTACTGATGAACTGCTGGCACCTTATGCCGAGATGAATTATAAGAAGCATTTGGCTGAAGCGGCAAAATGGGTTGAACCTGATCAGCGTGAAGCATTTGCCAAATCGCGGACGAAAAAAGACATTTATGATGCCATGCAGGCTTTGGAATACGGTATCAACACACTACTTTCTTCTCAAGGCCAGACGCCCTTCACGACGGTCGGATTCGGCTTAGGCACTTCTTGGATTGAGCGTGAAATTCAAAAAGCCATCCTGCAGATTCGTATCGAAGGTATGGGTAAACAACATCGTACAGCCATTTTTCCTAAATTAATTTTCACTTTGAAACGCGGCTTGAACTTAAAGCCCAGTGACCCTAATTATGATGTCAAGGAACTCGCCATTGAATGTTCGACAAAAAGAATGTACCCGGACATCTTGATGTATGACAAGATCATCGAACTGACAGGCAGTTTCAAATCACCGATGGGCTGCCGCAGTTTTCTGCAAGGCTGGAAAGACGAAAATGGCAAAGAAGTCAATGCTGGGCGTATGAACTTGGGCGTTGTTACGATTAATCTGCCAAGAATCGCGATTGAATCCAAGGGCAACATGGCCATTTTTTGGGAAATCTTCAATGAGCGCGCCGCAATTGCCAAAAAAGCCCTCCTAAATAAAATTGAACATGCCAAAATGGCCAAGCCGCAAAACGCCCCGATTTTATACCAGTCTGGTGCTTTTGGGAAACGACTGAAGGATAACGAGTCAGTCGATCAGCTGTTTACCCATCGCCGCGCGACTATTTCGCTTGGTTACATCGGCCTATATGAAGTCGGAACAGTTTTCTTCGGGCCAAAATGGGAACACAATCAGACAGCCCACGATTTCACAGTCGAAATCGTTAAACGGATGCATGATTACTGCGTTGCTTGGGAAAAGGAATACGATTACCATTTCAGCCTTTATTCAACACCAGCCGAGTCGCTGACTGATACTTTCTGCCAGCTTGACGAAGATCGTTTTGGCAAAATCCCAGATATCACAGAGAAGGAATATTATACGAACAGTTTCCACTATGATGTCCGCAAGAACCCAACACCATTTGAAAAGTTAACTTTCGAAAAGGATTATCCAGTCTACGCTTCTGGCGGCTTTATCCATTACTGCGAATATCCGAATTTAAAACAAAATCCTAAAGCACTGGAAGCCGTGTGGGATTGGGCTTACGACCAAGTCGGTTATTTAGGCACCAACACTTCCATCGATCATTGCTACAAATGCGGTTTTGATGGTGAATTCAAGCCAACCGCTAAGGGCTTTGAATGCCCAGTCTGCGGGAACCGCGACCCAGACACTTGTGATGTTGTTAAAAGAACCTGCGGCTATCTGGGCAATCCGCAAAAACGGCCAATGGTTCACGGCCGCCATAAGGAAATCGCATCCCGTGTTAAGAATATGACTTTAGGGAGCCTTGATTAA
- the sufC gene encoding Fe-S cluster assembly ATPase SufC, producing MDKLEIKNLHVCIENEETKQRDEILKGVNLLLRTGETHAIMGPNGTGKSTLSETIMGNPKYQVTEGEILLNGHNILQDSVDQRARLGLFLAMQYPVEIKGITNAEFMRAAINARRPEKSPMSIREFLSDLDQNLALLNMPESMADRYLNEGFSGGEKKRNEILQLMMIRPKFAILDEIDSGLDIDALKVVAKGVNTMASPDFGTLMITHYQRLLNYIHPDQVHVMMDGRIVKTGDASLAEKLEAEGYAGLRDELGIQVDLVDDDQIPIREAKHRDDACSVN from the coding sequence ATGGATAAATTGGAAATAAAAAACCTGCATGTTTGCATTGAAAATGAAGAGACAAAACAGCGAGACGAGATTCTCAAAGGTGTCAATCTGCTTTTGAGGACTGGTGAAACGCATGCCATCATGGGGCCAAACGGCACTGGCAAATCCACCTTATCCGAGACGATTATGGGGAATCCTAAATATCAGGTCACTGAAGGGGAGATTTTACTGAACGGCCATAATATTTTACAAGATTCGGTCGATCAGCGAGCACGCCTGGGACTCTTTTTAGCCATGCAGTATCCAGTCGAAATAAAGGGTATTACGAATGCAGAATTTATGCGTGCGGCGATTAATGCCCGGCGACCGGAAAAATCGCCGATGTCAATCCGTGAATTTTTGTCAGATTTAGATCAGAATTTGGCTTTGTTGAATATGCCGGAAAGCATGGCCGACCGTTATTTAAATGAAGGATTTTCCGGCGGTGAAAAAAAACGCAATGAAATTCTTCAGCTGATGATGATCCGTCCTAAATTTGCGATTTTAGACGAAATCGATTCTGGCCTGGATATTGATGCTCTAAAAGTTGTCGCTAAGGGTGTTAATACGATGGCAAGTCCAGATTTCGGTACTTTGATGATTACGCACTATCAGCGTTTGCTGAACTATATCCACCCTGATCAGGTTCACGTGATGATGGACGGCCGGATTGTCAAAACAGGTGATGCTTCTTTGGCGGAAAAATTAGAGGCCGAAGGTTATGCTGGTTTGCGCGACGAGCTGGGTATTCAAGTGGATTTAGTTGACGATGATCAAATACCAATCAGGGAGGCCAAGCATCGTGACGACGCTTGCTCAGTCAATTGA
- a CDS encoding SufB/SufD family protein gives MTTLAQSIEMHTDWPARLLPQAPKWLAEFRADSWQQALNQQPRRFPKIDYRDWPLFDLKAIPPHIDVPGNLVRKAQAVVILGRKTIKIDLPADLIAQGVVVCDLEEAMTTRAALFEKYFRKCFSNKAQDGLALWQAALVNSGLFIYIPKNVHLSSALKILQLQDSRQEENFINLMIIVLETGAQAEISQEVSTLGDCANAADLRTVIFADADSTLTYTVLDTLSAKTSAHIYRKSQLDQDARVQSTFVEMNQGNVVSEFYSDLLGSGSNAETKVVAITAGKQTQGINTKITNYARHSVGNIVQHGVLLDESKLVFNGIGRIIKGAHAAYSQQENRLLMLSEFVQGDANPILLIDENDVIAGHAASIGQVDRQQLYYLLSRGLTKSKAQSLLVKGFLAESLSEISDKAIADYAISLIERSLFNG, from the coding sequence GTGACGACGCTTGCTCAGTCAATTGAAATGCACACTGATTGGCCTGCACGGCTTTTACCTCAGGCACCAAAATGGCTGGCTGAATTTCGTGCGGATAGCTGGCAGCAGGCACTGAATCAGCAGCCGCGGCGTTTTCCAAAAATTGATTATCGTGATTGGCCTTTATTTGATTTAAAAGCGATACCGCCGCACATTGATGTGCCTGGTAATTTGGTCCGAAAGGCACAGGCGGTTGTGATTCTTGGTCGGAAAACGATCAAAATTGATTTGCCAGCAGATTTGATTGCGCAGGGTGTGGTTGTTTGCGATTTAGAAGAGGCCATGACGACACGGGCTGCCTTATTTGAAAAATATTTTCGAAAATGTTTTTCCAATAAGGCTCAGGACGGTTTAGCTTTGTGGCAGGCTGCTTTAGTCAATAGCGGTTTGTTCATTTATATTCCGAAAAATGTTCATCTGTCTTCAGCACTGAAGATTTTGCAGCTGCAGGATAGCCGTCAAGAAGAGAATTTCATCAATTTGATGATCATTGTTTTGGAGACTGGTGCCCAAGCAGAAATTTCTCAGGAAGTCTCTACCTTGGGTGATTGTGCTAATGCAGCAGATTTGCGCACTGTTATTTTTGCCGACGCCGACAGTACTTTGACTTATACGGTTTTAGACACACTATCTGCTAAGACGAGCGCGCACATTTACCGAAAATCGCAACTGGACCAAGATGCCAGGGTTCAGTCGACTTTTGTTGAAATGAATCAGGGTAATGTCGTCAGCGAATTTTATTCTGATCTTCTCGGCAGCGGATCCAACGCCGAGACAAAAGTCGTGGCGATCACTGCTGGCAAACAGACACAGGGTATTAATACCAAAATTACGAATTATGCACGTCATAGCGTGGGCAACATTGTCCAGCACGGCGTCCTGCTGGATGAATCCAAACTTGTCTTTAACGGCATTGGCCGGATTATCAAAGGGGCTCACGCTGCTTATTCCCAGCAGGAAAATCGTCTGCTGATGTTGTCTGAATTTGTACAGGGCGATGCCAATCCGATTTTATTAATTGATGAAAATGATGTTATAGCCGGGCACGCAGCCAGTATTGGACAGGTTGATCGCCAGCAGTTGTATTATCTGCTCAGCCGCGGCCTGACAAAATCCAAAGCCCAGTCTTTATTAGTCAAGGGTTTTTTGGCTGAATCTTTGAGTGAAATTTCCGATAAAGCGATTGCCGACTACGCGATTTCCTTGATTGAAAGGAG